Proteins from a genomic interval of Desulfosporosinus sp. Sb-LF:
- the aprA gene encoding adenylyl-sulfate reductase subunit alpha translates to MPMNFETIEVTTDLLIIGGGMGACGAAVEAAYWGKKHGVKVTLVDKASLPRSGAVGMGLSAINQYVGVAEGKNTVEDYIKYVKYDLMGVARDDLVANIARHVDSSVHLFEKWGLPIWKDEEGKYVHEGRWQLMINGESYKVIVAEAAKNALGDENIYERVFITEPLMKDGKCVGAVGFSVRENKFYVFKAKAVICALGGTVGVFKPKSTGEGMGRSWYPPFSTGSSCYFTLKAGAEMTCQEVRFVPIRFKDAYGPVGAWFLLFKSRATNAMGENYMVTRADELNNWGKYGQAKPQPANIRNWLGMMDIKEGKGPLFMRTEEAIANLAKQYEGDEKAFKKKMKTLENEAWEDFLDMTISQALLWAATNVEPEVKSSEISATEPYFISSHSGASGAWVSGPEDLSGGTEYFWGYANMTTVPGLFAAGDATGACAHKFSSGTHAEGRIAAKAAVKYVVDNNTLTEVDAQAIADIKEKIYQPLALFEEHKNYTTDENVNPNYILPKMFMMRLQKIMDEYVGGAGSNFAFNAASLTRASELLEFLKEDQEKLAAKDLYELLRVWENRHRLWQAEAHVRAVSFREETRWPGYYFRTDFPKLDEENWLCFVNMKWDPANDQWSVFKRPILNLFGIE, encoded by the coding sequence ATGCCAATGAACTTTGAAACGATCGAAGTAACAACAGATCTTCTCATCATTGGAGGAGGCATGGGAGCCTGTGGCGCAGCTGTAGAAGCGGCTTACTGGGGCAAAAAACACGGAGTTAAAGTAACCCTAGTCGACAAAGCATCCCTACCACGCTCAGGAGCCGTTGGAATGGGCTTATCGGCTATCAATCAATATGTAGGGGTAGCCGAAGGTAAAAACACCGTTGAAGATTACATCAAATATGTAAAATATGATCTCATGGGGGTAGCCCGTGATGACTTAGTCGCAAACATCGCGCGACACGTTGACAGCTCAGTTCATCTCTTTGAAAAATGGGGTCTGCCAATTTGGAAAGATGAAGAAGGCAAGTATGTCCACGAAGGCCGTTGGCAATTGATGATCAACGGAGAATCCTACAAAGTCATCGTTGCTGAAGCAGCTAAGAATGCTTTAGGCGACGAAAACATCTATGAGCGTGTATTCATCACCGAACCGTTGATGAAAGATGGCAAATGCGTAGGAGCTGTCGGATTCAGTGTTCGTGAAAACAAATTCTATGTCTTCAAAGCAAAAGCTGTCATCTGTGCCTTGGGTGGAACCGTAGGAGTCTTCAAACCTAAATCCACAGGTGAAGGAATGGGACGTTCATGGTATCCTCCGTTCTCCACAGGATCTTCTTGCTATTTCACGCTCAAAGCTGGAGCAGAGATGACCTGTCAAGAAGTACGCTTTGTACCGATTCGTTTTAAAGACGCTTACGGCCCAGTAGGAGCATGGTTCCTACTCTTCAAATCTCGTGCAACCAATGCCATGGGAGAAAACTACATGGTAACGCGTGCCGATGAATTGAATAACTGGGGCAAATATGGCCAAGCTAAGCCACAACCCGCCAACATTCGTAACTGGCTGGGAATGATGGATATCAAAGAAGGAAAAGGACCTCTCTTCATGCGGACAGAAGAAGCTATTGCTAATCTGGCCAAACAATATGAAGGAGACGAGAAAGCCTTCAAGAAGAAAATGAAAACTCTGGAAAATGAAGCTTGGGAAGATTTCCTCGACATGACCATTTCGCAAGCATTACTGTGGGCAGCAACCAACGTTGAGCCTGAAGTAAAATCTTCGGAAATTTCCGCAACTGAGCCTTATTTCATCAGCTCTCACTCAGGAGCATCCGGTGCCTGGGTATCTGGTCCAGAAGATTTGTCAGGTGGAACAGAGTATTTCTGGGGTTATGCCAACATGACAACCGTTCCAGGACTGTTTGCTGCAGGGGACGCAACAGGAGCTTGTGCTCACAAGTTCTCGTCAGGAACACACGCTGAAGGCCGTATTGCTGCTAAAGCAGCTGTGAAGTACGTAGTAGACAATAACACCTTAACAGAAGTAGATGCTCAAGCAATTGCAGACATCAAAGAAAAAATTTACCAACCGTTGGCACTCTTTGAAGAGCATAAAAACTATACCACGGATGAGAACGTCAACCCGAACTACATCTTGCCAAAAATGTTCATGATGCGTCTCCAAAAGATCATGGACGAGTATGTAGGCGGAGCTGGATCAAACTTCGCGTTCAACGCGGCATCCTTAACACGGGCCTCAGAACTGCTCGAGTTCCTGAAAGAAGATCAGGAAAAACTGGCAGCAAAAGACCTGTATGAACTGCTAAGAGTATGGGAAAATAGACACAGACTCTGGCAAGCAGAAGCCCATGTACGCGCAGTATCGTTCCGTGAAGAAACCCGTTGGCCGGGATATTATTTCCGGACAGACTTCCCGAAACTGGATGAAGAGAACTGGCTTTGCTTCGTAAATATGAAGTGGGATCCTGCAAATGATCAATGGTCAGTCTTCAAACGTCCAATCTTGAATCTGTTTGGCATTGAGTAA
- the aprB gene encoding adenylyl-sulfate reductase subunit beta translates to MPSFVYTDKCDGCKGQDKTACMYACPNDLMALDKEKMKAVNLDPWACWECLCCVKACPQQAMDLRGYADFVPLGASVTPLRGSDSIMWTVKFRNGMTKRFKFPIRTTEEGTAVPDGNFPTETGLDSIELFTEPASMLGPVWTFKK, encoded by the coding sequence ATGCCAAGTTTTGTATATACAGACAAGTGTGATGGATGTAAAGGGCAAGACAAAACAGCGTGCATGTATGCATGCCCAAATGACCTGATGGCTCTAGACAAAGAGAAAATGAAGGCAGTCAACCTTGATCCTTGGGCTTGCTGGGAATGCCTGTGCTGTGTAAAAGCTTGCCCACAACAAGCAATGGACCTCAGAGGCTATGCAGACTTCGTACCGCTAGGTGCATCAGTAACCCCCCTACGTGGATCTGACAGCATCATGTGGACTGTAAAATTCCGTAATGGCATGACCAAACGATTTAAATTCCCAATTCGGACAACAGAAGAAGGAACTGCAGTACCGGACGGCAATTTCCCAACTGAAACAGGACTCGATAGCATCGAACTGTTCACAGAACCTGCTTCCATGCTTGGGCCAGTTTGGACGTTCAAAAAATAA